The following DNA comes from Paenibacillus crassostreae.
CTTTTGCCTTAATGACAGGGGTGTTATCGGGAATTTATCCTGCAATTAGTGCATCCAGAACCGATGCGCTGACGGCAATTAAACGAGATTAGCAATTTCAAGTTGAGAGGAAGCCGAATTAATGAAGAGGATCATAAAGTGGATCATAATAGTATTGATCGTTTTAGGAATTGGGGTTACTGTATTTTTCACCATGAATAAATCGAATGAGCAAATGGAACTGATGGATATTCCGCAAGCTATCCCTTTTGAAGTGACTCAAGAAACGATAACCAATTCTGTGCAGGTAAAAGGGAAGTCAAAGTACGAGCACGAAACACTCGTATATGCCCCCTTCGCTTCCAAGGTAACGGAATGGAAAGTTGAAAATGGAGGTCAGGTAAAGAAAGGTGATGTGCTGTATATATTGGATCAATCAACACTAAAGAATGAAATTGCCTTACAAGAAGCAACGAACCGCAAGGCGAAGTTGGAAGCGGAACTGAATGAATTCGTAAGCCAACAGAATGATGAAGAAACAGCTCTTGGAGCGACAGAGGCGGAACGCTTAAAAGCACTTGCCGCCCAAGAGACAGGACGGTTAAATGATGAGTTGAATAAACTGAACGCGGATATCCAGAAGCAAGAGCTTGCAGAGAAGAAGGAAAAGCTAAAAACAGCGGTCTATAAAGCCCCGGCAACCGGAATTTTTCTATATGACAGTACGAGTGAGCGTCCACAATCTGTTACAGACAACCAATATATTGGTAAAATTGTAGATCTGAATAAGCTTGAATTCATTGCACTTGTGGGGGAACAGGATATTTTTCGAATTAAAGAAGGTATGAAGGTTGTCGTAAAAATGACCGCGTTGAAAGAATTAGAACTGTCTGGAGAGGTGACTAAGGTATCTAAATTTGCTGTGACCGCTGCAGGCGAGAATAATACAAATGCAGTGCCCCAATTTGAAGTAGTTATCACCCTTCAACCTAACGAGCATCTTATTGGTGGACTTAGTCTGAATGGTGAGATTGAGACCGTCCGCAAGGAGAAGGCCACCGTTGTATCTAATATTGCAATTATACGTGAGGGTGACATAGCTTACGTTATGCTGGATATGGGCAATGGTCAATATGAGCGTAGAGATATTGAGATTGGACTAGAAACAGCAGACAAGACAGAGATACTCTCGGGGCTAAATGTTGGGGATACGATTGTGTTGCAATAAGTAATCAAACCTACCAAACAAGAAGAATCTGCATTTATTGCGGGTTCTTCTTTGCTCAATAAGTACACGTGACATTTTATGATACAATCACTGTTCAACATTAGTTTCCTCATAGTAGATAAGATAGGTGAAAGATTCCATTTTACTGCGCTTTTAAACATAGATATGGATTAAAAAGATTAAAGTTGGTTATGGGCTAAGTTCATCAATTAATAACAAATTTCACTTCTGAGATGCCAATGATCTATGCCCAAATGATTCAAAAAAGTGGATAAATTAAAATACATAAGTTGATCTTGTTGAAGATCAGCTTTTTTTGTTATCTAGGAGTAAGAGGGAATGGGTATATGTTCTTGTCCTTTGCTCGAGACAAGAACTTGTACCGTTAGCCGCGGAGTCAAGTCCAGGACGTTTACAAATTTCGAATGACAACAATAATATCTCATTCAACACCGCTTATTAGCGTTCAAAGTAGGTTAGAATCAATTGTACTCCATAACACGGCATCTGTCGGAAGACAATAATATCTAATGCTAATCGACATAAGCCAAGAATATGTTACGGTGGACTATGATGATTATGCTAACAGACAGGATAGTTAAAGAAGCAGTATTGTAACAAAGGTAATTTTTACAATAATGTAGAATATCAATAATTAAGATATCATCTATTAGTGGGTGTAATTATGGATAATACTTGTTCTAAATGTAAGACAGCTACGGTTAAAGCTAATCTAGATAGTTTTCCCATTAGAATTCACTTTGATCGATAGGATATCCGAAACGTACAAGTGGTATAAGGTAAAGACATCTTCATTTAAGTAGAGGAATTTAGAGAGGTTGGGAGAAGAGCCATGAACCATTATCAATTTGAACAACCCATCCGAGAACAACATCAAGTGAAATACACAACAACAAAATGGGTAAATAGAATCGGTATACCAATCATCATAGTTGGTGCTATTCTAATAGGCCTACTGCAAATTAAATCTCCAGAGCCTGCGGATTTGAATGCACAGCCAGATTCGTTCTCGTCGGCACGTGCGATGGAGAAGCTCCAAATGATCGCAAAGGAACCGCATCCTATTGAAACACCTGAGCATGATAAAGTGCGTGATTATCTCATATCAGAGCTTGAAGGACTTGGCTTAAGTCCTGAAGTTCAAAAGACCTTTGTAACAAATGAATGGAGAGGGCATAAATTCTCCGGAAATATCGAAAATATTATTACGAGAATTCCAGGGACCGATAACAGTAAAGCGGTCATGATTGCAGGTCATTATGATTCTGTACCTACTAGCCCGGGAGCGGCAGATGATGGTGCGGCGATTGCTGCTATGTTGGAGACGGTGCGTACTTTACAAGTGTCTGGGCCGCTAAAGAATGATGTCATTTTGCTCATGTCAGATGGTGAGGAAGCAGGATTACTGGGAGCAAAAGCGTTTACGGATGAACATCCATGGGCTAAAGACGTTGGACTCGTACTTAATTTTGAAGCGCGCGGGAACAAAGGTGAGTCGTTTATGTTTGAGACGAGTGAGCAGAATGGCTGGATAGTAAAGGAGTTTTTGAAGGCAGCCCCACAACCGCTTGCTTATTCACTGCTCTATAATATCTATAAACTAATGCCTAATGATACAGACCTGACGATTTTCCGTGAGGGAGGATTAGCGGGACTAAACTTTGCCTTTGGATCGGGGTTAGACGCTTATCACCAGCCAATCGATACACCGGAAAATCTGGATCAAGCCAGCCTGCAGCACCATGGGGAATATATGCTTAGCTTGACTCAACACTTTGGCAATTTAGATCTGACTCAAGTGGAACAAGAAGATCGGGTGTATTTTAACGTAATCGGTTGGAATGTGATTAGTTATCCGGAGTCTTTGGCGACATGGTTCATGATCTTAGGTGTATTATTATTTGCCATAACCGTGTGGCACGGAATACGTAGAGGTCATATTCATCTTAAAGGGATGACAGGTGGATTCCTAATTACATTGCTGAATTTAGGGATTATATACGGTGTTGTTACACTTTTATGGAACGGATTAAAGGCAATAGTATCCGAAGATGAATATATTTCGTTACTGCTAGATCCTCAAATTAGTTTGTACTATCTTCTGGGATTATTGATCTTGACGGTCACTACTTCTTTCCTCCTCATACGTTTTCTTTCACGCTATATTCGTACAAAGAATCTTTGGATGGGCTCATTATTTCTATGGCTTATACTCTGTATTGTGACAACGTTGTATCTGACTGGCGGTAGCTATTTATTCACATGGCCTCTTATATTCAGCTTGATCGGCATGAACGTGTCCTTCCTGAATCGTGAGGGTTCGTTGACATGGATTTCGGCAGTATTTGCGACGGTTGGTTTCATTTTATTAACACCAATGATTCGGCTCGTGAATGATATGATGACGCTAGATTTAGCAGGAATACTAATGACAGTTTCAGGGTTAGCGTTCACTTTAATATATCCTGTGTTTTGTAGAAGGAACTGAGTGTTGATTTGATGCAGTGAAGCAGCAAAATAAGCAGAGCAGCGAGTCTCCACAGGGGAGAAGCGCTGCTCTGCTTAT
Coding sequences within:
- a CDS encoding efflux RND transporter periplasmic adaptor subunit, translating into MKRIIKWIIIVLIVLGIGVTVFFTMNKSNEQMELMDIPQAIPFEVTQETITNSVQVKGKSKYEHETLVYAPFASKVTEWKVENGGQVKKGDVLYILDQSTLKNEIALQEATNRKAKLEAELNEFVSQQNDEETALGATEAERLKALAAQETGRLNDELNKLNADIQKQELAEKKEKLKTAVYKAPATGIFLYDSTSERPQSVTDNQYIGKIVDLNKLEFIALVGEQDIFRIKEGMKVVVKMTALKELELSGEVTKVSKFAVTAAGENNTNAVPQFEVVITLQPNEHLIGGLSLNGEIETVRKEKATVVSNIAIIREGDIAYVMLDMGNGQYERRDIEIGLETADKTEILSGLNVGDTIVLQ
- a CDS encoding M20/M25/M40 family metallo-hydrolase; this translates as MNHYQFEQPIREQHQVKYTTTKWVNRIGIPIIIVGAILIGLLQIKSPEPADLNAQPDSFSSARAMEKLQMIAKEPHPIETPEHDKVRDYLISELEGLGLSPEVQKTFVTNEWRGHKFSGNIENIITRIPGTDNSKAVMIAGHYDSVPTSPGAADDGAAIAAMLETVRTLQVSGPLKNDVILLMSDGEEAGLLGAKAFTDEHPWAKDVGLVLNFEARGNKGESFMFETSEQNGWIVKEFLKAAPQPLAYSLLYNIYKLMPNDTDLTIFREGGLAGLNFAFGSGLDAYHQPIDTPENLDQASLQHHGEYMLSLTQHFGNLDLTQVEQEDRVYFNVIGWNVISYPESLATWFMILGVLLFAITVWHGIRRGHIHLKGMTGGFLITLLNLGIIYGVVTLLWNGLKAIVSEDEYISLLLDPQISLYYLLGLLILTVTTSFLLIRFLSRYIRTKNLWMGSLFLWLILCIVTTLYLTGGSYLFTWPLIFSLIGMNVSFLNREGSLTWISAVFATVGFILLTPMIRLVNDMMTLDLAGILMTVSGLAFTLIYPVFCRRN